Proteins from a single region of Chryseomicrobium sp. FSL W7-1435:
- the cdaA gene encoding diadenylate cyclase CdaA — protein MDFFTQLQNSEPFELLITILDVLFVWFVIYKLITLIRGTKAVQLLKGIFVIIVARVITDALGMETLGWMLDQVIRFGFLAIIIIFQPEIRRALEQLGRGKIFARSSLQEEEEQNRLLGAMSKSVSYMAKRRIGALISIERETGLSEYIETGIPMNATISSELVINLFIPNTPLHDGAVIVQRNKIASAACYLPLSESPFISKELGTRHRAAIGLSEVTDAVTIIVSEETGAVSITANGDLHRNLTIEEFEQHLKRLWFGEEVQQVTTSKWLWKGPKNG, from the coding sequence ATGGACTTTTTTACACAACTACAAAACAGTGAACCATTTGAATTGCTTATCACGATTCTTGATGTCCTGTTCGTGTGGTTTGTGATTTATAAACTCATTACACTGATCCGTGGAACAAAAGCGGTCCAGTTGCTAAAAGGAATTTTCGTCATTATCGTGGCCCGTGTCATTACGGATGCCTTAGGAATGGAAACGCTCGGATGGATGCTCGATCAGGTCATACGTTTTGGTTTTCTTGCCATCATTATTATTTTTCAACCTGAGATTCGCCGTGCTTTGGAACAATTGGGACGCGGAAAGATTTTCGCCCGCAGTAGCTTGCAAGAAGAAGAAGAGCAGAACCGACTTCTCGGGGCCATGTCAAAGTCTGTCAGCTATATGGCCAAACGCCGTATCGGTGCACTGATTTCGATTGAACGAGAAACAGGCCTGTCGGAGTACATAGAAACAGGGATTCCGATGAATGCCACCATTTCTTCTGAGTTAGTCATCAATCTATTCATTCCGAACACGCCACTGCATGATGGAGCAGTGATTGTGCAACGCAACAAGATCGCTTCAGCTGCTTGTTATTTACCACTCTCAGAAAGTCCATTTATCTCAAAAGAATTGGGGACACGTCACCGAGCCGCTATTGGTCTTAGTGAAGTGACAGATGCCGTGACGATTATTGTCTCTGAAGAGACAGGAGCGGTCAGCATCACAGCGAATGGAGACCTTCACCGCAACTTGACGATTGAAGAATTTGAGCAACATCTTAAACGTCTATGGTTTGGTGAAGAGGTGCAACAAGTGACCACGTCAAAATGGTTATGGAAGGGGCCGAAAAATGGATAA
- a CDS encoding zf-HC2 domain-containing protein: MGACHEKYIDLMHAYLDGEIHPEQEQELKLHLKNCEACQAHMHELSDVVAFMKSAQPVTPPPDLTSTIMASLPKRNVSAGPQSWFRRYPIVTAAAVFLVFMSAMFFGNFSDDQQFAFTKADNIVVEGDTVVVPEGEVIEGDFMVRNGDIRVEGTIEGNLTVINGRIINADEIESSSLMASTAVVTGEIEEIDRIFEWLWFKIKSGYQGLENWFTGNDESTNEFHNSRLF, from the coding sequence ATGGGTGCATGCCACGAGAAATACATTGATTTGATGCATGCCTATCTAGATGGTGAAATTCATCCTGAGCAAGAACAGGAGTTGAAACTACACCTCAAGAATTGTGAGGCATGTCAAGCGCATATGCACGAACTGAGTGATGTTGTCGCGTTTATGAAGAGTGCTCAGCCAGTCACACCACCACCAGATTTGACGTCAACTATTATGGCATCCTTACCTAAACGCAATGTCTCTGCCGGTCCACAAAGCTGGTTCAGACGTTATCCAATAGTAACAGCAGCAGCTGTTTTCCTGGTTTTTATGAGTGCAATGTTCTTCGGGAATTTCTCAGATGATCAACAATTTGCCTTCACAAAAGCAGACAATATTGTCGTAGAAGGAGATACAGTTGTAGTGCCAGAAGGCGAGGTCATTGAAGGTGACTTTATGGTTCGCAATGGCGATATTCGAGTTGAAGGAACGATTGAAGGAAATTTGACAGTCATCAACGGACGAATCATCAATGCGGATGAGATTGAAAGTAGCAGCTTGATGGCATCGACAGCGGTCGTGACCGGTGAAATTGAAGAAATTGACCGTATCTTTGAATGGTTATGGTTCAAAATAAAGTCAGGTTACCAAGGTCTTGAAAACTGGTTTACTGGCAACGACGAATCAACGAATGAATTCCACAACTCCCGTCTCTTCTAA
- the sigW gene encoding RNA polymerase sigma factor SigW yields MDAIVNKRIKQVLNGNQDAYTEIVDLYQARLYQVCYRMLGNKHEAEDITQEAFLRAFINLHSFDQKRKFSTWIFRIATNLCIDRIRKKKPDYHLDAQVPGTDGLDMYSQIAASQELPVEQLEKMEMQERVQYEISRLPDKYRSVIVLKYMEELPLQEISEILDLPLGTVKTRIHRGREALRKQMSQLPMTEVGGKR; encoded by the coding sequence ATGGATGCAATTGTCAACAAGAGAATTAAACAAGTGTTAAACGGAAATCAAGATGCCTATACAGAAATCGTGGACTTGTACCAAGCACGTCTTTATCAGGTGTGTTACCGCATGCTTGGAAACAAACACGAAGCCGAAGATATAACCCAAGAAGCTTTTTTACGTGCATTCATCAATTTACATTCATTCGATCAGAAGCGAAAATTTTCTACATGGATTTTTCGCATTGCAACGAATCTTTGTATCGACCGAATACGTAAAAAGAAACCAGACTATCATTTAGATGCCCAAGTCCCGGGTACCGATGGGTTGGACATGTACTCGCAGATTGCAGCAAGCCAAGAACTACCCGTGGAGCAGCTAGAAAAAATGGAGATGCAAGAGCGTGTCCAATATGAGATCAGCCGTCTTCCAGACAAGTATCGTTCCGTTATCGTCTTAAAGTACATGGAAGAATTACCGTTACAAGAAATTAGTGAAATTTTAGATCTCCCCCTCGGTACTGTAAAAACACGGATCCACCGAGGACGGGAAGCGCTCCGAAAACAGATGAGTCAGCTCCCGATGACGGAGGTAGGAGGGAAACGATGA
- the rocF gene encoding arginase: MNKLEMSIIGVPMDFGQNRRGVDMGPSAMRYAGAIQRLEALGHDVTDEGDIRIGQTTADHDTNTKLRNLPEVIETSTKLADKVSEVLSNKRFPLVLGGDHSIAIGTLAGLAKNYENLGVIWYDAHADMNTEETSPSGNIHGMPLAVSMGLGHADLVNIHDYAPKVKPENVVIIGARSVDPGERELIKEKGMKVFTMHEIDKLGMTEVMNQAMWYLRDREVDGVHLSLDLDGLDPLYTPGVGTPVPGGISYRESHLAMEMLASSNLITSAEFVEVNPILDEKNKTADVAVALMGSLFGESLV, from the coding sequence ATGAATAAATTAGAGATGTCCATTATTGGGGTACCTATGGATTTTGGTCAAAATCGCCGCGGTGTAGATATGGGCCCGAGCGCTATGCGTTATGCAGGAGCTATTCAACGTTTAGAAGCACTTGGTCATGACGTTACTGACGAAGGAGATATCCGAATCGGGCAGACGACAGCTGACCATGATACAAATACCAAACTTCGCAATTTACCGGAAGTTATTGAAACAAGCACTAAGCTTGCGGACAAGGTAAGTGAAGTACTTAGTAATAAGCGTTTCCCGTTAGTTCTTGGTGGCGATCACAGTATTGCTATCGGAACACTTGCAGGACTAGCTAAAAACTACGAGAACCTTGGCGTTATTTGGTACGATGCACATGCAGATATGAACACAGAAGAAACATCTCCATCAGGAAATATTCATGGAATGCCTTTAGCGGTTAGCATGGGGCTAGGACATGCAGATCTTGTTAACATCCATGATTACGCGCCAAAAGTGAAGCCGGAAAATGTCGTGATCATTGGTGCACGTTCAGTGGATCCAGGCGAACGTGAATTGATTAAAGAAAAAGGCATGAAAGTCTTTACGATGCATGAGATTGATAAGCTAGGAATGACAGAAGTGATGAATCAAGCAATGTGGTACTTGCGCGACCGTGAAGTCGATGGCGTCCATCTATCGCTTGACCTTGATGGATTAGATCCCCTTTATACACCAGGTGTTGGAACGCCAGTACCAGGTGGCATTAGCTACCGAGAGAGCCATTTAGCAATGGAGATGCTCGCATCTTCTAACCTCATCACATCGGCAGAGTTCGTTGAAGTAAATCCGATCTTAGATGAGAAGAACAAAACTGCTGACGTTGCGGTTGCTTTGATGGGCTCATTATTTGGTGAAAGTTTAGTTTAA
- a CDS encoding GNAT family protein — protein sequence MEWTKNGVTLRPLQKVDSAALWSAFEPEVYAHMLTKVERINQLEGWLHYAIDRMNSEKDVLVFAVVDDTTQKLIGTTRLYDIDHKHRSAEIGATIYAKPYQRTHVNTTCKFLLLQHAFETLQLIRVQIRTDADNEASQKAIERIGFVKEGYLRNEKVRSTGNPRNTYLYSLIDSEWPEVKKQLLDKMNKYT from the coding sequence ATGGAGTGGACAAAGAATGGTGTAACCCTTCGCCCATTACAGAAAGTAGATAGTGCTGCTTTATGGTCGGCCTTCGAGCCAGAAGTGTATGCGCATATGCTGACTAAAGTGGAACGAATAAACCAGTTAGAGGGATGGCTTCATTACGCTATTGACCGGATGAACTCGGAAAAAGATGTGTTGGTATTTGCTGTGGTAGATGACACGACTCAAAAACTGATCGGTACGACTCGCCTTTACGATATTGACCACAAGCATAGGTCAGCTGAAATCGGGGCCACGATTTATGCGAAGCCCTACCAGCGCACTCATGTGAATACGACGTGCAAGTTTCTGTTGCTGCAACATGCATTTGAAACGCTGCAGTTGATTCGTGTTCAAATTCGAACAGATGCAGACAATGAAGCATCCCAGAAAGCTATCGAACGAATTGGCTTTGTTAAAGAGGGTTATTTGCGCAATGAAAAAGTACGCAGTACTGGAAACCCACGCAATACGTATCTCTATTCGCTAATTGATTCTGAATGGCCAGAGGTAAAAAAGCAGCTCCTAGATAAGATGAATAAATATACGTGA